The following proteins are encoded in a genomic region of Drosophila willistoni isolate 14030-0811.24 chromosome 3R, UCI_dwil_1.1, whole genome shotgun sequence:
- the LOC6649615 gene encoding nuclear migration protein nudC-like, with the protein MCQLNFITMSTQNEHFDEILMNLAVKHSRGLPEFLQTLASFLRRKTDFYIKDEQKGWEALLLNVFRKEYKIHATSHKDQDADNLKNYAHRDELARAIADIDDLGKFLPNAGNGCTLDQYMWTQTLKEVEIEIPFKVLFDLRIENLDIHIVKLDECVWVLQDTKTVLITLQKIDQNSWWDRLVMTDPEIALSKIEPEPSKLNELNPNERKMMEKLIYEERQKDLGLYTDLNQTKED; encoded by the exons ATGTGTCAGTTAAATTTTATAACAATGTCTACCCAGAATGAACACTTTGATGAAATTCTTATGAATTTGGCCGTTAAGCATAGCAGAGGCTTGCCTGAATTCCTTCAAACTTTGGCCAGTTTTCTGCGTCGTAAGACCgatttctatatcaaagacGAGCAAAAAGGATGGGAGGCTCTTCTGCTGAATGTCTTTCGCAAGGAATACAAAATTCATGCCACCTCGCATAAGGACCAAGATGCTGATAATCTGAAAAATTATGCCCATCGTGATGAACTTGCCAGAGCTATAGCAGATATAGATGATCTTGGTAAATTTCTACCAAATGCTGGCAATGGTTGTACTTTGGACCAGTACATGTGGACTCAAACCCTAAAGGAAGTAGAAATTGAAATCCCCTTTAAGGTGTTATTCGATTTGCGTATTGAAAATCTCGATATTCACATTG TTAAACTAGACGAGTGTGTTTGGGTTCTTCAGGATACTAAAACTGTTTTAATTACATTGCAAAAAATTGATCAAAACTCTTGGTGGGATCGCTTGGTGATGACAGATCCAGAAATTGCCCTAAGTAAAATTGAACCAGAGCCATCAAAACTTAATGAATTAAATCCTAATGAGCGTAAAATGATGGAAAAGCTGATATATGAGGAACGTCAAAAGGATTTGGGCTTATACACCGATTTAAATCAAACCAAAGAAGATTGA